The Manis javanica isolate MJ-LG chromosome 14, MJ_LKY, whole genome shotgun sequence genomic interval CcggaagagagaaggaggaatCCAGGGGCTGGATCCAAAGCAAACCTCAAGGTAGGAAGGGCTGGAGAGCAAGGACTAGGAAACTGTTAGGAGGTTCATGCTGGGATGGCGCACCAGCTTTGCAGCagaaaagctgtgtgtgtgtgtgtgtgtgtgtgtgtgtgtgtgtgtgtgtgtgtgtctgtgtgtgtgtgtgtgcacccatGCATGCCTGGAACACTGACCTGGAAATTACAGAAAGCTTCTCCTTTCCAGTCCCCTTACCCCTTCCCCTCCTGTGATATCACTAgcctttttctcattctcttccatTTCAGTAATTTGTACTTACACTGTTGCCACCTTTCAGGTCACCAATGGTGTTTTTCAAAGCAAAGAACGAGAGAGAACAACGGTTAAGGGTATGCTCTACGTTTTAAATCCTACTGCTCTGGCAATAACCTGAGGTAGACCAGTTATCCCACCCATGCTATTCTGCTCAACAGTAAAATGGGTGTATAAATATCCACCTTGGTGCTGTGCCCATAttagtacatatttattaaagaacTAAGGAAGACAATCATAGAGAGTTGTTATCAAAGCACCTGGCTCTCCCTGAGTGCTTAATAATCTTGTTTGGTTATTCGCCTGAATGTACTGCTCTATGTTTTAATGCTTCCATCCTTTCTCATATCTTGTCTCAGTGTAACtgcaaattttctctttttgtacaGTTTAGACACCGAGAAGAAACCTTGGAATCAGAACTGTAAGAAAGGGAAATGACACAGTTACCTTTCAACTTAAAAGGTGTGCTAGTATGATGTGGCTGTACCCAGCTCACCACATCAACACGAGGAGGTGCACGAGCTCCCATTAGAGACAAAACCATTGGAGTCTGTAAGATTTATCATAGAAGAATTTTTGGTAGACTACTGAGAAGAAGTTCAGTAATTGGGTGTTCTACAAGAATATTGGGATCTCTAGATTGAAAAGTATGTATTTTGAAACAATGGAGCAAGGAAGGCAATTTGCACTTATTTGTCCACTTAATTTCCAGAACTTGAATCGTTTTCAAGGAATGCTAGGGTTCTATAGAATGTAGATCTGGACTGGTAGTTGGGTCAGAGCATGCTTTTTTATACATCATCCAAGCTGAACAATGCCCATGAATTTTATACTTTAAGCATAAAGCACCAAATGCAGTAAAAAGAACCTTTTATGAAAGAGTCACACACAGAATTGATTTTCCATCCCAGCATGGGATATATCATCCTATCATGATTGTGTAGGTGTACAGTCCTGGAAAGAGTCTAGGAAGGTGGGGTCTGATGGGGTTGTGGGGAATGGCCCCATGGGAGTGCAGATGGAAACCCAGATGCTTTCTAACAGCACTGGGGTCTGTATATCAAATATATTGTGCATTCTGACTTTGAGAGGAAGCAGCTGCCTGTCAGAGAAGTGGTACAGGGAATTCAAATGTCATTCCCTCttcccaataaatattttctttttggtatggttaatgtacaattacttgaacattatggttactagactccccctgttatcaagtacCCACTTCATAcaccattgcagccactgtccatgaGGATTGTAAGATGCTACTgtatcattacttgttttctctgtgctatactgctttcccatGTCACCCCCCCCTGCCCttacattatctgtgctaatcgtaatgcccctttttcccccttatccctcccttcccacccatccacccagtccctttgcctttggtaacttttagttcattcttgggttctgtgagtctgctgctattttgttccttcagttttttgttcaTACacgccacagatgagtgaaatcatctgatacttgtgttactccgcctggcttatttcactgagtataatacccagtagctccatgttgttgtaagtctttggatttgttttcttcttattaatcaataatattctgttgtgcatatgtaccacatcttctttattcattcgtatactgatggacacttagattgttttcatttcttggctattgtaaatagtgctgcgataaacataggggtgcatatgtccttttgaatctgggatgatgcattcttagggtaaattcctatgagtggaattcctgggtcaaatggtatttctatttttagttttttgaggaacctccatactgctttccagaaaggttgaactaaattacgctcccaccagcagtgtaggatggttcccctttctccacatccttgccaacatttgttgttgtttgtcttttgtatggtggccatcctaactggtgtgaggtgatatctcattgtggttttaacttgcatttctctgatgattagtgatgtggagcatcttttcatgtgtctgttggccatctgaatttcttcttcagagaactgtctgttcagctcctctgcgcattttttaaattccttattttctttttgtttgttgagatgaatgagctctttatataacttGAATGTCAacttcttatcagatatgtcatttatgaatatattctcacatactgtaggatgactttttgttctactgatggtgtcctttgctgtacagaagctttttgatttgatatagtgccacttgttcatatttgcttttgtttcccttgcccggggagatattaTCTTCATcaagaacttgctcatgtttatgtccaagagacttttccCCATGtgtttttcaaagagttttatggtttcatgacttacactcaggtctctgatacatttccaatttacttttgtgtatggagttagacaataatccattttcattctcttacatgtaactgtccagttttgccaacatcaagtgttgaagaggctttcactTCCCATTGTACATgagtggctcctttatcatatattagttgaccatacatgcttgggtttatatctgggttctctattctgttccattggtgtctggttctgttcttctgccagtaccaaatcgtgttgattgctgtggctttgtagtagagtggAAGTAAGTTGCATtattccacctgctttattcctccttcttaggattgctatgcctgtttggggtcttttgtggttccatatgaattttagaacaattttctctagttcgttgaaaaatgctgttggtattttgatagagattgcattgaatctgtagatttctttaggcatgatggccattttaacaatattaattcttcctatccatgtcaCAGGATGTGTTTGCAcgtattggtgtcttctttaacttctctcttgagtgtctacTAGTTATCAGAGTAtacctctttcccttccttggttaggtttattcctaggtattttattctttttggtgcaattctgaatggaattgttttcctgatttctctttctgctagttcattgttagtgtataagaatacaacagatttctgtgtatcaattttgtatcccaGAAATTtcctgtattccgatattagacctagttgttttggagtagagtcttgtggatttttttatatacaatatcatgtcatgtgcaaacagggacagtttcacttcttccttgccagtatggatgccttttctttatttGCGTTGTCTGCattggctaggatctccagaaccttgttgaataaaagtgtggatagtgggcatcctggtcttgttactgatcttacaggaaaagctttcagcttctcagagttaagtatgatgttggctctgtgtttgtcttatatggcctttattatgttaatgtacttgccctctatatccattttgttgagagtttttttcatgcatgtgtgttgaatttttttggatgctttttcagcgtctctggagctgatcatgtggtttttgtcctttttgttcacGTGCTgggtgatggtgatggattttagaatgtcgTTCCATCCTTacatcctgggatgaatccatCTTGTTCAatgatagatgatattttttatgtatttttgaattctgtttgctaatatatCGTTCAGTATTTTCGCTACTATGTTCATCAGTGAAATtgatctgcaattttctttttttgtggtgtcttttcctgattttggtattacagtgatgttgcCCTCAATGGAAgtgtttgggaatattccctcttctacattttagaaaactttaaggtggatgcttattaggtcttcacaaaatatttgataaaattcagcagtgaaatcatctgcTCAGGCGTTTTGATCTTACGtagttttttgatatttttttgctgtttatttttctattcagattttctgtttcttcctgggtcagccatggaaggttgtttttttctagaaagttttccatttcttctaggttacctaGTTTGTTACCAtaaaattttttcatagtattctctcataattccttgtatttctgtggtgtccatagtgatttttcctttctcatatttgattctgtttatgtgtgtagactctcttttttccttgctaCGTCTGGCTAGCGGTTGACATATTtgattaattttctcaaagaaccagttcctgctttcattgattctttctattgttttactcttctcaattttatttatttctgctctaatctttattatgtccctccttctactgactttgtgcctcatttgttcttcattttctactttcattaattgtgagtttagactgttcattagggattgttctttcctcagGTGGGTCTctctattgcaatatattttcctcttagcagaACCTCCTCTGCATTCCACAGATGttgtggttttgaattattgttgtcatttgtctccatatattgcatgatctctgtttttatttggtcattgatacattaattatttaggagcatgttcttaagcctccatgtgtttgttggctttttttttctttctgtaatttagttctagtttcatatctttgtgatctgagaagatcgttggtacaatttccatctttttgaatttgctgtggttgtttttgtggcctaatgtatgacctattcttgaaaatgttccatgtgcagttgagaaggacatatatcctgttgcttttggatggagtgctctctagatgtccattaggtccatctgttctactatgttgttctgtgcctctgtctcttgagttattttctgtctgtttgaactgtcctttggactgggtggagtgttgaagtctcctaaaatgaatgcattgcattctacttccctctctaattcttttagtatttgtttcacatatgtaggtgatcctgtatttggtgcatagatatttataagaggtataccctcttgttggactgccccctttatcattatgtaatgtccttctttatctcttgttactttctttggtttgaagtctcttttatctcatacaagtactgcaacttcttcttttttctccctattagttacaataaatatctttttccatccctttactttctctctgtatatgtctttgcgtatgaagtgagtctcttggaggcagcatatagatggaccttgtttttccatccattcagtgactctatgtcttttgattagtgcattcggactttttacatttacggtgattttttcatgtatgtacttattgccattgcagaattcagatttgtggttaccaaaggttcaagggtaattcccttactatctaacagtctaatttaactctcttCATGTCGTATAAAAAATACAACCTAatggttcttttttcccctcctccattctttgtatgttttgaaccgtattctctactctttgtctattgCTTGgctgacatctgtttagccttcgGAATACTTCCacctataggagtccctccaaaatgcactgtagaggtggtttgtaggaggtaaattctcacatcttttgctcatctgaaaattgttttatccctccttcaaatttaaatgataaccttgtcgagtatagtattcttggttcaaggcccttttgtttaattgcattaaatatatcatgccactgccttctggcctataatgtttctgttgagaaatctgatgataggctgatgtgttttcctttgtatgtgatcttttatctctctgtgactgcttttaaaagtctgtctttatccttgatatttgccattttaattattatatgtcttgatgttgtcttccttgggtcccttgtgttggggcatctgtgcacctccatggcttgagagactatatccttccccagattggggaagtttttggcaattacctcctcaatgacactttctatccctttttctctcttcttcttctgttactcgTATAATgagtatattgttccatttgggtcagtcacacagttatctcaatactccttcattcttagaggttcttttttctctctgtgcctcggtttctttgtattcctcttccctaacttctattccatttaccttctGTTCTACTACctcctttctgcttttaaatcccttcattgtatgtttcatttcagacagggaatttcttaatgattggatctGCAACTTAAATTcgttctgagttcttgaatattttctgtacctccataagcatgtttatgatttttattttcaactctctttcaggaagattggtgagtttaaTTTCATTTGTCCCTTTTCCTGGGGTTTGTTAGATTTGTGTCTGAACCTAGGTCTTTTGATGTTTCagatttctatgtggtgcccttcAGTGCTCAGAAACTcatttctggagctgctcagctcctaggGTGATATTGGGTGTTGTAGGGAAGAGGAGCTGGTGCCtcagggggaggaaagagctgtttcctgatttccatctgtggtgcctgtctcgggtgtcagagccagtgggccgagcacacaggtgtaagcctctgtgatttgcatctctagctgttgtggacACGCCCTCCatttggctggcctgatgccagctcACTGAGTATGGTTTTGCAAACTTTTGCTTTGAGGCCAGGAGAAAGGCTCGCCATGtggcgtatcacagtgggggccacggagctgagtaggcaactaaggggatggagtgcctgaagctcctcaaaattCCCAACCAGCTGTGCAGAGCACACTCAGACAACACTGTCCAGCTCTTCCCTCCACAACACAGCAGCTCTgtgaaaaccccaccccttcagcagccctctcccaacaaggaagcctctcaaactCTCACCTTTCTTTGTCTCAGAGCCGTCGATTGTGtttcccatcctccacaaacagccGGAATCTCAGTCCCCCAGGCACTCTGCCTGTACCAGCTCTTCaccctccagagcaccacacagtgcaGGTTTCTGCAGGCAAAGCAGAACGTCCAGGGCTGGACGTTCAGAAGTCCCAGGTCTccacccctctccctctccatttctcctcctcctacTGGAGAGCTCAGGTGGGGGAAGTGTTTGGGTCCCGCTGGATAAAGGGACTGATGGatttcatatgttaccctgtttggtgaggtctgctctgtttgtgaggtctgtgtaCAGTCTCGTGCAGCCTTTCCTCCTGTTTCTGTTTAGGGTTCCTCATTAGGgttttattaactatattatCACACTATCTGTACTTTGGGAGGAGTTCACTGTCTCACCTCTGATATTACCATCTTGAGTCCCCTACCCAATGAATATTGTCCAAGACGCCATGTGAGCCTTAGGTTGGGAACTCTGATGGATGTGTGCCTTACATAGATCAATATTTTTCTCTCCATGTTCAAAATCCTATGCCTGAGTGCCTCACCAGGTACCATGACAAATAAAAAGCTGAAGTGACATCGTTCCTTCACTCCAGGGAATCAAAGGACCTTGGATTGTAACTTTCCAAACTGCCACAGTGAGTGATAGTGTTCTCAGGGTGTGAAAGGGTCATAGGAGAGAGACCAGCATGGTGCTGAGATCCAGGGCGCACCTCCGCATGGCGACACATGGAGATGTAAGCCCTAGCAGATGAGCAGGGTGTGTTCAGGACAATAAATACCCTACCAGCTTATAATTCATCACACTTGCATTGTGTCACCTCCCACCCTACTACTACAATGTCCCCCAAATACCAGAACAGGAGAACCTCAGAAAGTGTTTAGTACCCTGCCACTGAATTTAAAGAGAGGAGTCAAGCATTCTAATGAGGATGAGAGGAATGGCTGAATTTGACTAAACTGgaagaaaattacttttattgTATGCTTTCACATCTCAATGCCTCTCTACCATCACCAAGACTATATAGTTAAAGCAGTTGTTTCTCAGCACAGGACAGACACAATAATTGAATTTCAGAAAGTTTTGATGGCATAGCCATGGTCACTGCAAGAGAGAGAACCAGACCCAGAAGCAACTGCTCCACACCTTGGTTCTGTGTGCCCACACCTCGTGTCTCCACAGAGGTAAAAGTGGAGGCTGGGAAATTTCCAGGTACAAGCATAAGGAAGGAAATTAATTGCTCTTCTCAGGTTTTCCTCACACTGTCTTTCCTGATTGATCACAGGGTccagaaaatacctcagcatgaGAAGTGACAATGAGAGCTTCTTCGGGGATACCCCAAACTATTTTATCCTTCTAGGTGTTTCTGACAGACGGTGGCTGGAGCTAACCCTATTTGGGGTCCTCCTGGTGTCCTATGTTCTGGCCATGTTGGGGAACATTTCCATCTTCTTGGTATCGAAGCTGGATCCCCTGCTGCAGAGCCCCATGTACATCTTCCTGAGCCACCTCTCCTTCCTGGACCTCTGCTACACCACCACCACGGTCCCGCAGGTGCTGGTCAACACAGGCAGCTCCAGGAAGACAATCAGCTACGGTGGCTGCACAGTGCAGTATGCGGTTTTCCACTGGCTGGGCTGCACCGAGTGTATCCTCTTGGCCGCCATGGCCCTGGACCGTTACGTGGCCATCTGTGAGCCCCTGCGGTATGCTGTTATCATGCACCGCACCCTCTGCCACCAGCTCGTGCTTGTGTCCTGGATCAGCGGCTTTGGAAACTCCCTCGTTCAGGTCATCCTGACTGTGCCATTGCCGTTCTGTGGGCGGCAGGTGTTAAACAACTTCTTCTGTGAGGTGCCGGCGATGATCAAGCTGTCGTGTGCTGACACCACTGTGAATGACGTCACACTGTCTGTGTTGGTGGCCTTCTTTTTGCTGGTACCCCTTGGTCTCATCCTCCTCTCCTATGGCTTCATTGCCTGTGCGGTGCTGAGGATCCCATCCTCCACTGGACGGCACAAAGCCTTCGGGACctgttcctctcatctggtggtgGTATCCCTCTTCTACCTTCCTGCCATGTACATGTACCTGCAGCCCCCTTCCAGCTACTCCCAAGATGTGGCCAAGTTcatctctctgttctattccatcgTCACCCCCATCCTCAATCCCTTCATCTACACCCTGAGGAATAAGGATATGAAAGGGGCATTGAGAAGACTCCTGGCAAGGATCTGGGGTCTTTACAGACAATGAAGTTCTAGTAGAGGGTTTCATAAATGTGGTAAATAAGACTTCAAGAAGGAAAACACTTCCCACATccacaccaagaaaacaaatatcaaaaataCAATCAAACCTGAAAATAACATTAATGCAGCAGAGCAGACCATGTCCACCCAGTGAAGAAGAAAAGTCCATGTTGAGAAGTGTAAAGCTGGAGAAACGTGACGAGTCAGTGTCCTTATCCCTTCACCATTCCAGTCTGCAACCAGGTGGGAGTGGGACAGAACAGGAAGTGGGTGAGTGCTCAGGAATCCAGCGTACGTGATgctgagatctgctctgagatTGTGTCCCCACATTAAATTGGCctctggtgattaatggggcCAGGCATTGAGGAGAGCTGGAGCACTCTGTGAGGCCAAGAGTCCTGTCCCTTGTTGAGCTCATGCATGTTCCATGGTTCCTGCAGAGACCCAATATGGACGTCACTGTTTGAAACATTTAACAGCAGTGGGAAGTTGTTCATAAGGGTGGGAGTCACATGAAACTCTCCAGAGGCAAAAGGGAAAGTGGAAAGTGGTTCTGCAGCCTCTCGCAGGCCAACTGGTAGGCACTCATGGGAGCCAGCTTCAAGTGCTCCATCTCACTTGCTGGTGTTCCAGCATTGTGGTTGTGCAAAGCTGCATACTGACCCTTTTAAGTTTGTTCTGCCCAACAGTGGTCTGACTTTGCTGCTCAGCAGATGGAAGGAGAACACTTTCTGGCTTTTCTAGCTCTCCTTCTGCCAAAATGATCAGGCACTTTTGGGAGCCGGTTCTagattctccagctccatcactGGTGTCTCAGCCTCATAGCAGGTCTTCACTCTTCACTTGCTCCTGCCAGTACAGTGAGCCCAGATTGGGGAGTCCCTGCCAAAGTAGACAGAATTCAGACCAACTCACCCACTCATGAATCCGAGAAGAAGGGCTTTACTCGACACAAAGGGCATGAGGAAGTCAATCCACTGCTGTCAGAGATCAGTGACTAGGTAGAATATTAGCTCTTCCCACAGCTCACCAGGAACTACCTTGGCCACACTGCAATAGAGAATCTGACACTGGCGAGCAAGAGTCTTCAGCTTCTGGGCATCACAGGATCCCCAGTTCACAAAGCCAGTGCATTTGAGATCAGGAGGCATATCTCATCTAtccttgagaaaggaaaaaagcagtaaccccagaaaaaggagacatttatatgttccaaacaaaacagtGAGATAAggtaccagaaagagggctaaatgaaatgcagattatgaatactttgataaaaatttcaagtaGCTGTTGAAAATAGGCTCACTGATCTGGAGAATATAATTGATAATCTCAGTGAGAATTATCAAAAAGAGGGatatttgaaaaagagccactcaggtTTCTAGAATACAGTAACCAAACTGTGAATTACAATGTTGGGAATGAGTAGATACTGTTGGAAGCAGACGAAAAAATCAATGACATGggaaacagagaaaatggaaacaaccaacttgaggaacagagagaaaaacctTTTCTGAAAATGGTAAGATACTAAGAGAGCTGTGGGATAACCGCAAATGAGAGAATATTTGCATGAGAGCAGTCccagatggagaagagagagaccaaGGGTAGAAAGAAATCTTTAAACGAGCAacagagaggcagacagttaaCTATGGAGAAACAATAAGGCTTCCAGCAGATTCCTTACCAGAAagttacaggctagaagggactgacatgaaatatttaatgtattgaaagagaAGAACTCACAAGAAAGACTATTTTACCCAGCCATCTTATCACTCTAACTTACGGGGAGCTAGAAAGTCTACCATATAAACAAAGGTTAAGGGAATCCACCACCACTAAGCGGGCCATATTATAAAGGGACTTCTGtggatggaaatattctaaattCTATTTTCCATCAGTGAGATTAACCAGTAAACGAAGTAGACCACTAACTTAACTTTATTTGTGGTTAGCAGATGAATTACTAACCAAGAATGAAGTTAAGAactaaagaaagaagtaaaatcaacTGTACACAAAATCAGCAAAGCgatacaaaaatgttttatattatgaCATTGTATACctaaagtggaggaggaagaagaataaaaagtagtACTGTCAGTTTGTGTACAAAATAgaatgaccatcaacttaatgGAATCTCTTATATACTTAGAAAACTATCTATGGAACTTACGGTAATCACAAACATAAAGCATAATGATAGACATACAAAACATTTATcctaaaaaagaatataaatccaagcataacactaaagagaacaatcaaataacaagagaacagTAGGAGAGGGGAAGAATGAAACAGAGAGGAAGTACAAAACCAACTAGAAAAATTTAATGCAATGTCACTAATTATATACTTATCAATAATACCCTTTAAGGttaatggactaaatgcaccaaacaTAAGATGTAGCATGGGTAGAACTGTGGCAGAATGGTAAAAGTATCCATCCCAGTCCATACGCTGTCTACTGGTGACTcttttcagacctaaagacatacctAGATGGAAAGTGAACGGATAGAAACAGATGTTTCGTGTAAATGAAAGGGATAAAATAGCAGGAGTAACAGCAGTTTTTTATCAGACAGGGTGGGCTTCAAAACAGGAACGAACAGGAAACAGAGAAGGACCTTATGTAAGGATGacggggtcagtccagcaagaggatataacaatcacATATACCTATGCACACAACATAGGATACCTaagtacataaaacaaatactaatgtgCAAAAATGGTGAAATAGCAACACAAACATAGTGGGGCATATAAAcatcccacttacatcaatggacagatcacccatacagaaaatgaataaggaaacagaggtgttGAATGGAACATCAGAATGTTAGAATAGCAGTTAGATAGACATAAACAGGAGGGGAGAAAAGAGGGAAGCAGACCACCCAGTCTCCAGCCAGAGCCCACCCTGTGACCTTAGACAAAAACTCCCTGTAGTTTAGCAAAGACTAATAAGTAAAAGGGTTATGAGGGACTTGTCCACTTTTGGACATGTGCACTTAAGGAAAACCCGCTCAGCTAGTAACTCAGAGGCCATTATAACATCATTGTAATATAATTTACGTTGTGATTATGGTCACCGTTTTGGTCTCCCTTAGACATTCCTGCGGGACATAAACGTGCCAGAGGATGGAGGGGAGGAACAAAGGTGAATCCAAAGGCTGGTCTGATAATGACAAAATGGGGAAGaggaaaaattaaggaaaaataaa includes:
- the LOC118970614 gene encoding olfactory receptor 2B11-like; its protein translation is MRSDNESFFGDTPNYFILLGVSDRRWLELTLFGVLLVSYVLAMLGNISIFLVSKLDPLLQSPMYIFLSHLSFLDLCYTTTTVPQVLVNTGSSRKTISYGGCTVQYAVFHWLGCTECILLAAMALDRYVAICEPLRYAVIMHRTLCHQLVLVSWISGFGNSLVQVILTVPLPFCGRQVLNNFFCEVPAMIKLSCADTTVNDVTLSVLVAFFLLVPLGLILLSYGFIACAVLRIPSSTGRHKAFGTCSSHLVVVSLFYLPAMYMYLQPPSSYSQDVAKFISLFYSIVTPILNPFIYTLRNKDMKGALRRLLARIWGLYRQ